One Oncorhynchus masou masou isolate Uvic2021 chromosome 18, UVic_Omas_1.1, whole genome shotgun sequence DNA window includes the following coding sequences:
- the LOC135503753 gene encoding somatostatin receptor type 5-like gives MNTSFTSETFYNAGSIADPTTRYLDEDMYLQEDLDVFSVTMAVLYLAVCIVGLAGNTLVIVAILKLDKMASATTVYIFNLALADGLFMVGLPFIAIQNFQNHWAFGDLACKLVMVLDGINQFTSVFCLTVMSIDRYMALVDPLRFARWRTPRRAKIVSGFLWLFSLLPVLPITIHFSARDGLCNLDPQVASDSWWLAFITYTFVLGFALPFLVMIVSYTALVVTLRTHHHQASSPGQESPRLETQVTKMVVAVVLAFAVCWLPFYAFNFCSLYHTDLVLTFARCFEFVVLLSYSWSCANPILYACLSETFGRHFLTLLCPTKWFPSVQCNPDTERYDLNDTSGMGNSAVA, from the coding sequence ATGAACACCTCATTCACCTCAGAGACGTTTTACAATGCGGGGTCGATAGCTGACCCCACCACCAGATACCTGGACGAGGACATGTATCTGCAGGAGGATCTGGATGTGTTCAGTGTGACCATGGCTGTTCTCTACCTGGCTGTGTGCATCGTAGGGCTGGCCGGGAACACCCTGGTCATCGTGGCCATCTTAAAGCTGGACAAGATGGCTTCTGCCACCACGGTGTACATCTTCAACCTGGCCCTGGCCGACGGCCTCTTTATGGTGGGCCTCCCCTTCATCGCCATCCAGAATTTCCAGAACCACTGGGCATTCGGGGACCTGGCCTGCAAGCTGGTCATGGTCCTGGACGGCATCAACCAGTTCACCAGCGTCTTCTGCCTGACCGTGATGAGCATTGACCGTTACATGGCGCTGGTTGACCCGCTGCGGTTCGCCCGCTGGCGCACGCCCAGGCGGGCCAAGATAGTCAGCGGCTTCCTGTGGCTGTTCTCTCTGTTGCCTGTCCTCCCCATAACCATCCATTTCTCGGCTAGGGACGGCCTGTGTAACCTGGACCCCCAGGTGGCTTCCGACTCCTGGTGGCTGGCCTTCATCACCTACACATTTGTCCTGGGCTTTGCACTGCCCTTCCTGGTTATGATTGTCTCCTACACCGCCTTGGTGGTCACACTGAGGACCCACCACCACCAGGCCAGCTCCCCAGGCCAGGAGAGCCCTCGCCTGGAAACCCAGGTCACCAAgatggtggtggcggtggtgctGGCATTCGCCGTGTGCTGGCTGCCGTTCTACGCCTTCAACTTCTGCTCGCTGTACCATACGGACCTGGTGCTGACCTTCGCCAGGTGCTTTGAGTTCGTGGTGCTGTTGTCCTATTCCTGGAGCTGTGCCAACCCCATCCTGTACGCCTGCCTCTCAGAAACCTTCGGACGCCACTTCCTCACTCTTCTCTGCCCCACCAAGTGGTTTCCCAGTGTGCAATGCAACCCTGACACGGAGCGCTATGACCTCAATGATACAAGCGGGATGGGCAACAGTGCAGTGGCATAG